ACCAAAAAGCACGATATCGCGTTCAAAAGGACATTGAGGCGGCACCATTTTGCAGATAAACCGGGCCAGGCGCGGATCGTGCATTTCTACCCCATCTAACCAATCTTTGAGGGGATGCAGCAGATCTGGGTGGGGATGTTCGGCACTGATAAACTCGGATTTATTCGCTTCCGTGGTAATTTCGGGAATTTCACAGACAGTATGTTCTAAAGCTGACAGGGCCTCGATTTCTAACCCGAAAGCATCCCGATAACTACGCAGTAATTGCGCTTCTGCGGGGGAATAAATGCCATCAGCGATCGCTACCATCACCGCCGTGCGGAGGAAGTTTTCTGATATTTTGGGGTCATGACCGAAACTTGCGGCCAATTCTTCGGGACTAATCGATTGATAGAGAACGTGGTCGTCATCTAATTCTAATTCGTGAGCGAAACGGGCGATCGATTCCTGTTCGCTGGTGCTATAATCCCCATCACACCAGGCAATTGTCAGTAATCCCCGTAACCAGTCCCTAACTTGTTCGTTAGTGTAGCGGTATTGAACAGAGCTAACCATAGGTATTGCTAAAACTGATTTCTAGTTTCTCAATTCAATTCTACCCATCGCCCCCGGATTCTAGTAGCCCCGTTCATATCATTTAACTATAGCCAATAACCCCATGGTCAACTAGGAAGTTTTCGTTTGGCGTTGTCAGATCAGAATAGGAAAGATGCAATGCTCCGGTGCTGATTGGGAGCATCTTTCAATTTGACAACGCCGATTGTAGGGCTAATTCATGAATTAGCCCTACGCCGATTGTAGGGCTAATTCCACTGCTAAATCGAGCGACCCCTTCGGCCTGGCTCAGGGCAAGCCCTTCGACCCCTTCGGCCTGGCTCAGGGCAAGCCCTTCGACCCCTTCGGCCTGGCTCAGGGCAAGTTGGCTCAGGGCAAGTTGGCTCAGGGCAAGTTGGCTCAGGGCAAGTTGGCTCAGGGCAAGTTGGCTCAGGGCAAGTCTTGTTCCCCACTTAAGCCCAACTATCGGCAATATTCGTTCATTAAACACTAATTGTCAAGAGGCCATGTAATCTTTCCTATCAAAGTAATTTCAGTTCCGGTGCTGATTGGGAGCATCTTTCAATTTGACAACGCCTTTCGTTTTTCAGCTGGCATAATCGGGCAATTTTCGCCTCCAGGAGCAGGGGTAAGGGTTGCTGCTTCTTGCTCCTTCCCCACCCGCGTCAGTCCTGGTGAAAAGGCGGATTGCTGGGATTAACGGCCAATCCCGAGGTAACGGAAACCGGCTGCTGTCACCACCGCAGGATCGAGGAAATTGCGACCATCAATTAACACCGGTTCGCGCATGGTTTTAACCATTTTGCCGTAGTCGAGACGGAGGAATTCTTGCC
This Microcystis wesenbergii NRERC-220 DNA region includes the following protein-coding sequences:
- a CDS encoding Mo-dependent nitrogenase C-terminal domain-containing protein translates to MVSSVQYRYTNEQVRDWLRGLLTIAWCDGDYSTSEQESIARFAHELELDDDHVLYQSISPEELAASFGHDPKISENFLRTAVMVAIADGIYSPAEAQLLRSYRDAFGLEIEALSALEHTVCEIPEITTEANKSEFISAEHPHPDLLHPLKDWLDGVEMHDPRLARFICKMVPPQCPFERDIVLFGHKLVHIPPLCKLNPLYEQLVGLRFRALSYLADDCQEDISEYI